GCCTGATGGATTGCCGGGAAGGTTGCAAATGATAGCGGGTATATGATATTTGGAAACATCGATCTCATTCTTTCCGGCGCTGCTGGCGCAATGGTCTGCAATAAAAATGATCACGGTGTTCCTGAACCAGGGTTGCTTCGATGCTGTTGCAAGGAATTTGCCGATAGCATAATCTGTGTATCTGACAGCTCCTTCACGTCCTGATCCTGAAGGAATATTGATCCTGCCTTCGGGATAAGTAAAAGGGCGATGATTGGAAGTGGTCATTACAAAATCAAAGAAGGGTTTTCCTGCAAGATGTTTTTGGTTAGCATCCCGGATCACAACATCATATACATCTTCATCACAGATACCCCAGGCGTTCCGGAACTCTATGGTTGAATCAGGGATCTGGTGGCGGATGGCTTTGAAGTGGTCTCCCATCATCAGTTTGCGGCCCTTGTCGGTAATGTCATATCCATTGCTGCCAAAGAACTGGTTCATATTATCGAAGTAGCCATCACCCCCATAGAAGAAGGCCGTTGCATATTGTTTGGAGCGGAATATGGCGCCAACAGAGAAAAGGTTGTCGTTATCAGGCCGGCGGACGATACTGCTTCCAGGGGTTGGTGGGATAGCCAGTGTTAACGCTTCCATACCCCTTACTGTGCGTGTGCCCGTTGCATACATATTTTCGAATACGATGTTCTGTTTAGCCAGAGAGTCCAGTACAGGTGTGAGGTGCTGCTGATTGCCAAAATGGTCCATAAAGTCAGCACTGAGACTTTCGATAGTAACGAGGATCACATTGGGGCGCATTTCTTTGCCGGAATCAATAATTTTTCTGCGTATGCTAAGCTGATCACTGAGAAACTGACTCCTGGAATCCTGCAGGCATTTTCTTGTGATGCTAAAGGCAGTATCATCATTGATCCTCCGGTAAAACTGATCGTAATTGAGCTCGTTGTTCCTGAAGGCAGAGAAGAATGAATATATTCCTGATTTTGCCAATTCATTCTGATAACGGTTACGGCCGGTATCTGCCAGCTGATTACTGATAAGAAAAGCATACAGTATGCACAAACCCAATAACATGCCCCATACAGCAATCCTTATTCGAAAAGGGGAATGACTGTTGAATGAAATGCGAAAGATCCCTTGCTTCGTGAATAGCCAGGTGATCAGCAATGCAGCCAGAACCATGCAGGAAATAAGAACAGGCAACGGATAGGATTCATTGATATTTTGCACCACTTCATAGGTGTAGACCAGATAGTCAACAGCAATGAAATTGAAACGGCTTTCAAATTCCAGCCAGAACGTAAGCTCTGCAAAGAAGGAGAACATCAGTATCAGTGTTCCCAGGAAGAATCCCGCGTAGGTGATCACTTTATTGATGATGCTGTTACTGAATTTCGGAGGGAATAGCAGTAAATAGGTTGCATAAGGGAATAGAAAAAATACAGCCACTCCTATATCGAACATTAATCCAACACCGAAAATTCGGACCAGGGCAGGGAATGTTGGTGCTGCATTGCTGATGGAAACCAATAACAATATTACGCGCATCAGGAGCGATAATGAAAGATACATGGCTGCAAAACCTGTCAGCAGGCTGTACTGGTTGATTCGGGATCTGTGTTTCATAGTTTAGAATTTGTAAGCATATCCCAGGCGGAAGACCTGTGTTTCATAATAGTCTGTGCTGGTGTACCTGAATCC
This portion of the Pseudobacter ginsenosidimutans genome encodes:
- a CDS encoding LTA synthase family protein → MKHRSRINQYSLLTGFAAMYLSLSLLMRVILLLVSISNAAPTFPALVRIFGVGLMFDIGVAVFFLFPYATYLLLFPPKFSNSIINKVITYAGFFLGTLILMFSFFAELTFWLEFESRFNFIAVDYLVYTYEVVQNINESYPLPVLISCMVLAALLITWLFTKQGIFRISFNSHSPFRIRIAVWGMLLGLCILYAFLISNQLADTGRNRYQNELAKSGIYSFFSAFRNNELNYDQFYRRINDDTAFSITRKCLQDSRSQFLSDQLSIRRKIIDSGKEMRPNVILVTIESLSADFMDHFGNQQHLTPVLDSLAKQNIVFENMYATGTRTVRGMEALTLAIPPTPGSSIVRRPDNDNLFSVGAIFRSKQYATAFFYGGDGYFDNMNQFFGSNGYDITDKGRKLMMGDHFKAIRHQIPDSTIEFRNAWGICDEDVYDVVIRDANQKHLAGKPFFDFVMTTSNHRPFTYPEGRINIPSGSGREGAVRYTDYAIGKFLATASKQPWFRNTVIIFIADHCASSAGKNEIDVSKYHIPAIICNLPGNPSGSITKLCSQIDLFPTLFGILNWNYVSNLYGMNVLEEKYQPRAFLGTYQKLVYLKQDSLVILSPQQKVETYKYLFANNEQLPTKFNGNAVHEAISFYQSAYYLYKHGGLKY